Proteins encoded in a region of the Rutidosis leptorrhynchoides isolate AG116_Rl617_1_P2 chromosome 9, CSIRO_AGI_Rlap_v1, whole genome shotgun sequence genome:
- the LOC139867060 gene encoding GDSL esterase/lipase At1g54790 translates to MNQNVLLLIILCIPYPTNAIEFNYPSVFNFGDSNSDTGDLVAGVGDHLDPPNGQTYFKGPSGRFCDGRLIVDFLMDAMDLPFLNAYLEALGVPNFRKGCNFAAAGSTILPPGPNAVSPFSFGIQVAQFFRFKLRVLQLQAKSKRFNKYIPDEDYFSQGLYMFDIGQNDIAGAFYTKSYDQVVASIPLVLVEFEIGIKKLYDQGARNFWIHNTGPLGCLAQNIAKFGTDPTKLDALGCVSMHNQAANIFNIQLHALATKLQAQYSDANITYVDIFTIKYNLIANYSKYGFEQPIAACCGYGGLPLNYNSQLACGEVKTINGSSITTTVCSDTTEYVNWDGIHYSEAANQHIANQILTGKFSDPPFADKMPFLLNLKF, encoded by the exons ATGAACCAAAATGTTCTTCTACTCATCATTTTGTGCATTCCATATCCAACTAATGCCATTGAGTTCAACTACCCTTCAGTTTTCAACTTTGGAGACTCTAATTCTGATACCGGCGACTTAGTCGCTGGTGTCGGTGACCATCTGGACCCCCCTAATGGCCAGACTTATTTCAAAGGACCATCAGGGAGGTTTTGCGATGGTCGACTTATAGTAGATTTCTTGA TGGATGCAATGGACTTGCCGTTCCTGAACGCGTACTTAGAAGCTCTCGGGGTCCCAAATTTCCGTAAAGGATGCAACTTTGCTGCGGCTGGATCGACGATCTTACCACCTGGTCCCAATGCTGTTAGCCCGTTCTCATTCGGGATTCAAGTTGCCCAATTTTTTCGATTCAAATTACGGGTTCTTCAGCTGCAAGCTAAGT CAAAAAGGTTCAACAAGTACATTCCCGATGAAGACTATTTTAGTCAGGGGCTTTACATGTTCGATATTGGCCAAAACGATATTGCTGGTGCATTTTACACCAAATCTTACGATCAAGTAGTGGCTTCGATTCCATTGGTGTTAGTAGAATTTGAAATAGGCATTAAG AAGTTATATGATCAAGGTGCAAGAAACTTTTGGATTCATAACACGGGCCCACTCGGATGCTTGGCACAAAACATTGCAAAGTTTGGTACGGATCCCACAAAGCTCGATGCGCTTGGTTGTGTGTCTATGCACAACCAAGCAGCGAATATTTTTAACATACAGCTACACGCGCTTGCTACAAAGCTGCAAGCTCAGTACTCGGATGCGAATATCACATATGTTGACATCTTTACAATCAAATATAATCTCATCGCGAATTATTCCAAATACG GTTTCGAACAACCAATAGCGGCTTGTTGTGGCTACGGAGGTCTGCCTTTAAACTATAATAGTCAGTTAGCTTGTGGTGAAGTAAAAACCATAAATGGTAGCTCCATCACAACAACAGTATGCAGCGATACAACCGAGTATGTGAACTGGGACGGAATACATTATTCAGAAGCTGCAAATCAACATATTGCCAACCAAATACTTACAGGAAAATTTTCAGATCCACCGTTTGCTGACAAAATGCCATTTCTTTTGAATCTTAAGTTCTAA